The genome window GGGCAAGACGGCCTTTGCCCTGAACATAGCCCTGCACGCGGCTCTGAGGGAAGAAAAGACTGTGGCCATATTCAGCCTGGAGATGAGCGAGGAAGAGCTGGTCCAAAGGCTCATTGCCTCTGGAGCAGAGACAGATGTAAAATGTCTCGGCGCTGCCAGTCTGACGGAAACAGAGAGGGCAAGGGTCAACGCTTTTGCCGAAGAGCTCTGCAACACCGACAACATCCTGATAGACGACACCGCCGTGCAGTCCGTCGGCAGCATACAGGCCCAATGCCGCAGGGCCGCGGCCCGGTCACAAAAGCCGGACCTCATCGTGATAGACTACCTGCAGCTGATGCAGTCCGAGAACCGGCGGGCGGAAAACAGGAACCAGGAGATCAGCGAGATAGTCCGGGGGCTCAAGCTCCTGGCCAAGGAAATGGACTGTCCGGTGATGGCTCTGTCTCAG of Abditibacteriota bacterium contains these proteins:
- a CDS encoding DnaB-like helicase C-terminal domain-containing protein is translated as MKDSNDSQVRPSASALSPSKSGDSLQSIRAATKEFCRRLKGSAGQKTVLTGFGELDAATCGLQPANLVIVAARPGMGKTAFALNIALHAALREEKTVAIFSLEMSEEELVQRLIASGAETDVKCLGAASLTETERARVNAFAEELCNTDNILIDDTAVQSVGSIQAQCRRAAARSQKPDLIVIDYLQLMQSENRRAENRNQEISEIVRGLKLLAKEMDCPVMALSQ